The window GGTCGGGTTCATCCCCTCGTGCTTGATCCGCAGGGCGTCGACGCCCACGTCGTCCTCCAGGCGCGGGACGCGATGGAGGGGCGTGCCGCCCTCGGGGAGGGTCACGCTTCCGGCGGCTTCGCCGCCTCCATTCGAGGCGCTACGCGCCTCGCTCGCCTCGAAGGGCAGTGCGTCGCTGTAGCGCCAGACGCTGCGCTCGCCCTCGAAGTCGTCCCACGTCGGGAGGTCGGCGTAGCGGACCTCCAGCAGGCCGTCGCAGTCGTCGCAGGTGTACCGGATCGCCTCGAAGGGCGCGAACGTCTCCCCGCACTCGACGCAGGCCAGCCAGACGCCGTCGTCGGCGACGGCCGGCACGTCGTCCCGGAGCTGTAGATCTGCCATTACCGGCCGGAGGGACCCTGTGCTCAAAAGTCCACCCACTTTGCAGCCTCGGCAGTCCGGAACCGGACCCGTCGCACATCGACCTACAGCGCCGTCACGAGCGCCTCGCCGTCGCGCTCGAAGGTCGCGCCGTAGCCCGCCGACCGCTCACGCATCGTCTCCCGGCACCACTCGGCGACGGCTCCCGTCGCCCGGTGGACCGCGCAGTCGCTGATCTCGACGGGCACCAGCCGCAGCTCGCGCAGCTCGCCGTCCTCGCCCACCGTCACCTCGAACAGGAAGCTCCGGTCGTTGCGGAGGTCCGGGTCCACACGGTAGTCGTCGACGAAGTCGCCGCAGTCGTAGAGGATCGCTCCCTCGGGCCGCGACTCGACGGTCTTGAACGCGTGGGCGCTGTGGCCGTGGACGAGGTCGACGCCCCGCTCCAGCAGCCACCGGCCGAACCGCTCGTGCTCGTCGAAGGGCTCGGCGACCATGTTCGGCCCCCAGTGCAGCGAGGCCACGAGCAGGTCCGGATCCCGTTCGCGGGCGCGAGCCAGCGACCGCTCGATCAGGTCGCGGCCCTCCGGACCGAGCTCGGCCCGCGCGACGCCGGGACTATCGGGCCCGGCGGCGAACTCCGGCGTGTTGTCCGTCAGCGAGACGAACGCCACGGTGAGGTCGCCCACCGCGACGGTCGCGGGCGCCAGCGCCTCGCGTTCGTCGCGGCCGGCGCCCGAGCGGGCGATGCCGGCCCCGTCGAGGGCGTCCAGCGTGTCGACCAGCGCGACCTCCTCGAAGTCCAGCAGGTGGTTGTTCGCCAGGGTCGCCCAGTCGACGCCGGCCCGCTCCAGCGCCGGCACGGCCCACTCGAGGTCGGCGCGGAAGTGGAAGGGTCGGTGGGTCCGCTCCCACCGCTGCCCCCGCTGCGAGAGGCAACACTCCAGGTTGACGAACAGGGCGTCCAGTCCGCGCAGGTGCTCCAGCAGGTCGCCCCACACCGCGTCGACCGACCGCCGGCGCTGGCGCTCGTCGACCGTGCGGCCGAGCATCACGTCGCCCGTGAAGCCGACCGTCTGTGGCATACGGTATCGTACTCCCCGCCTCCGCAAAAGCGTGCGGTCGACGGAGAGTCGTCGACCGGTCCGGACTGCCCGTGGTAGTCAGCCCCAGGCTTACGGTTCCGGCACGCCTCTCACAGGGTATGGCCGCGCTCACGGACCCCGTCGACGTCGGCGGCGTCGCGGTGCCCAATCGACTCTATCGCGCGCCGGTACTGGAGTGCGCCGGGACGGGCGAGGGCGCCGTCGACGCGCTGATCGACGAGCTGGCGCCCACGGCCGCCTCCGGCGTGGGCCTGGTCTTCCAGGGGGCCAGCGTCGTCACGGCCGAGAGCGGCTGCGCGGCGCCGAACATGACGCGCGTCCACGACCCCGAGTTCGTCGCCGAACTGGAGCGGCTGACCGGGACGGTCCACGACCACGGCGGCCGTATCTTCGTGCAGCTCGCCCAGGGCGGGCTCCGGAGCCTGGAGGCCTGGCACGCGGGCCACCGCGAGCGGAATCCGGAGGTCGAACAGCTGGCCGTCTCGCGGCCGCCGTGGCAGCTGCGGCTGCTGGACCGGGTCGGCCTCGTCGACCTCTCGCCGCGGGTCCTCTCGACCGACGAGGTGTACGACCTCGCCGAGCAGTTCGGGCGTGCGGCCGGGTACGCCGCCGACGCGGGGTACGACGGCATCCACCTCTCCGGGGCGAACATGGGCATCGTCCAGCAGTTCTGCTCGCCGCTGTACAACCGCCGGGACGACGAGTTCGGGACGGGGGCGGACGAGCCGCCGGGCAGCGGCGGCCTGCGCTTTCTCGAGGCGGTGCACGACGCCGTCCGCGAGCACGCCGGCGACGTCCCGCTGGTCACGAAGGTGCCCGCGGAGACGGCCGCCCCGAGTTTCGTACGAAGGCACCTTTCGTTCGAGGACGGCGTTCGCCTCGCGACACGGACGGCCGAGGCCGGCTACGACGCCGTCGTCCCGGTCGATGTCTCGACGTTCTGGGACATGAGCGTGATCCGGGGGAAGTTCCCGGAGCGGGCGTGGTCGGCCGCGGAGCTGCAGTCCGGTTACGCGGCGGCGTTCGGCGGGCCGGTGCGAGCGCGCGCCGTCCGGCTGCTCAACCGCGTCCAGGCGCGGGGGTTCGACCGCGAACCCGGCTGGAACGCCGACCTCTGTCGGGCGGTCCGGCGGCGCGTCGACGTCCCGGTGCTCTGCGAGGGCGGGATCCGCGAGCGGGCGACCTGCGAGCGGCTGCTGGGCGACGACGCCTCGCCGGCCGCGGCGGACCTCGTTGGGATGGCGCGCCCCTTCTACGCGGAGCCGCGGCTGGGCGCCCGCCTCCTCGCGGGCGAGGACGCCCTCTGTGCGAGCTGTAACAACTGCACCGTTCCGCAGGCGGCGGGCGAGCCCGGTCGGTGTCGGACTCCTTCGGTCGTCCGCGAGCGGGCGACACTGGAGCGGGCAGGGGCCTACGAGCGGCGCGGCGGGTCCGGGGACGAGGGAACGGTGGCCGACGAGCGGGAGGGCGAGTGAGAGTCACTTGCGCACCGAAGCGAAGACTCATCCGGGTCCGTCCCCGAAACCATTCCAATGAATGACACCCGGTCCGAGCGATCCCGTCCGACGAACGACGTCCGGTCCGAGCGGGTCGAGCTGTCGGTCGACGGCGACGACGTCGGCGTGCGGTACCTCGCCGGCGGCGACGGGCCGCCGCTGGTCCTCTGTCACGGCATCGGCCTCGACGCGGCCTCCGTCTCCTGGCGCCACGTACTCCCGTCGCTGGCCGACGACTACGCGGTGTACGCGCCGGACCTCCCCGGCCACGGCGAGAGCGACAAGCCCCGCCGGACGTACACGACCGACTACTACGTAAACGTTCTGCGGGAGTTCCTCTCGGAACTCGGCGTCGGCGGCGCGGGGCTGGTCGGTACCTCGATGGGCGGCGCGGTGACGCTCGGCCACGCGCTGGACGGCGGCGACCCCGCGCGGCTGGTGCTGGTGGACAGCTACGGGCTGGGCGCGGACGCCCACTGGCGGGGCGCGATGAGCGCCGCGCTGCGGGTACCCTTCGCGGACGACCTGATGCTGGGGACGATGGGCACGCGCGCGGGAGTGCGGACGCACCTCAGCGGGCTGGTCGACGGGACGCCCGCGGACGACCTGGTCGAGGACGTCGCCGGGACGGTGTCGTCGTCGACGATGCGCACGCTGCGGAGCTGGCAGCGCCACGAGTTCCGGCCGGACGGGCTGCGGACGAACTACCTCGATCGACTGGGCGAGGTGGACGTGCCGACGACGCTGCTACACGGGCGAACGGATCCGCTCTTTCCCGTCTCGTGGTCGGAGCGGGCCCACGAGCGAATTCGGAACAGCGAGCTGGAGGTGGTCGAGAACTGCGGTCACTGGCTACCGCGCGAACGACCGGCGGCGGTCGAGCGGGCGCTCTCGTAGCGGGCACCCGGAAGCCGTCTTCCGGGACTGAGTCGTCCTCCGGGACTGAGTCGTCCTTCGGGACTCGGTCAGTCGTCCTCGGGGAGGTCGTCGATCAGGACGACGGCCTCGCCGTCGATGACGACGTCGTCCTCGTCGACGACGCGGGTGGTCAGTCTGTACTGGTCGTCGCCCAGGTCCTCGACGATCTCGACCTCGGCGGTGACCCGGTCGCCGATGCGAACGGGGTTGTGGAACTCGAGGTCCTGCGAGAGGTAGATAGTCAGCCCCGGCAGCCGCGCGAGCGCGGCGCTGATCAGGCCGCCGACGAGCGTCCCGTGAGCGATCCGGCCCCGGAAGCGCGTCTTGCCGGCGAACTCGTCGTCGAGGTGCAGCGGGTTCGTGTCGCCGCTGGCGGCGGCGAACTGCTTGACGTCCTCGTCGGAGATGCGCTTGCTGAACTCGACGCGGTCGCCGACGCCCAGCCGGTCCGGGTGGTCCTCGCTGATCTCGACTGTCCACTCCGCCAACTCCTCGTCGGGCTCGATGCGCTCCGCTGGTGCGGGTTCGGACCCGTTCTCGTCGGCGGGGTCGACACCGAATGCGGCGAAGGCTGCCCGGTTGGCCGCAACGACGCTGTTGAACATGTGAGTGGAGGTCTCCGTCCAGGCGTCCAACAACGTGTTCCGGTTCGATTGCGAACTCATCGACGCTTGTGTTAGGGGCTTCCCCTATTAAAAAATGGTGGTGGCCGTCGAGATCCGATACTTGCGGTTATACGTTCTCTACCTTCGGAATTCTCGGGTTTCGTCGAAATCGAATTATTTCCGTCGAGAGAAATAATCGCCCAATCTGGGACATCTGATGGCACTAGATGGTAGCAAATGGTATTCGACGTAACTCTTATGTATCCGAGGGGTTTACTAGGAAGTACCCGATGACCGAGGAGAACGACGGCGCGACGTGGCCCCCGGCGATGTTCCGGGGCATGCAGGAAGCGAGCGAGCAAGCGATCGAGCAACAGCAGGAGATGATGAAGCAGCTGTTCGCCGGCGGCTCGGTGCCCGGGCTGGACATGAACCAGCTCGGCGCGATGAGTCAGATGGCGACGTTCAAGACCCGCGTGCAGAGCGGCGGTCGGGTGTCGATCCCGGACGCCGAGCGCGAGGCGCTGGACATCGAAGAGGGCGACATCGTCCAGACCGTCGTCCTCCCGGTCAAGCGGAACCGAAACGAGTGATACCCATGTCATCCTACACCAATCCCGTCAGTACGGCGTTCGAGCTACAGCGCGCATCGATCGAGCAGTCCCGGACCGCCCTCGAACAGGGCGTCCAGTTCCAGCAGACCGTCGGCGAGGCGTTCGTCGACAGCCTCGAGAGCCAGGAGTCGGTCCAGCGCCGCGGCGTCGAACTCCAGCAGACGGCCGTCCACAGCTACCTGGACGCCGTCGAGTCCACCGTCCCCGGCGTCGCGCCGACCGTCGAAGAGGTCCGCGCGGCCGTCGACGAGCAGTTCGAGTTCCTGCTCGAGAACCACGCCGAGGCCTTCGAGAACGTCGAGGCCGAGATGATCGAGGGCGTCGAGGCCTACGACGAGCTCACCGAGGACTACGTCGAGGCCGTCGAGGAGCAGATCGAACTGCTCGTCGAGGCCCACGAGGAGCTGGAGGCCCAGTCCGTGGAGGCCGCCGAGCAGTGGGGCGACCAGCTCGAGGACCTCCAGGACCAGGTCGCCGACCTGCAGGAGCAGGTCGCCGACGTCCAGGCGCAGGCCGCCGACGCCGTCGAGGCGTAACCCCCGGGAACCTTTTCCTTTTTCGCACGTGAGAGTACACTATGAGTGATACAACGCAGCCCCAGGACGAGTGGATCGAGATGGTCGAGCAGATGAACGAGGCGGTGTCGGACTCCGTCGAGCAGAACATGAAGGCCCAGGCGGCCTTCGTCGAGTCGTGGGCGGACGCCGTCGAGGACTCCATCCCCGAGGAGGAGGAGCTGACCGAGGGGATCCAGGGGTACAACCGCGCCTACGAGGAGTGGATGGACGCCGCCGAGCAGGTCCTGGAGCGCTCGACCGACGCCGCGCAGGGCGAGGAGGTCGACCCCTCGGAGTTCCGTGACATCTGGCTCCAGTCCGCCAACGAGGCGTTCAAGCACGTGATGGGCACCTCCGCGTTCGCCGCGGCCAACGGACAGCTGGTCGAGGCGATGATGGAGATGCGCCAGGAGGCCGACGACATCAGCCAGGAGACGGTCGCCCAGCTGGGCTTCCCCACCCGCGACGACGTCGTCGAGGTCGGCGAGCGCCTGGTCGAACTGGAGCGGCGCCAGCACGACGTCGAACAGAAGCTCGACCGCATCCTCGACGAGATCGAGGACTGACCATGGCGTCCGATCCCGTCAACCCGATCACGGCCGCGCTGGACCTCCAGCGCAAGACCCTCGAGTCGATGACCGAGGGCGTCGAGGCCGCCGACGTCGCCCCCGAGCGCTTCGCGACGATGCAGGAGGTCGACGTCGGCCAGACGCCCAGCGAGGTCGTCTACGAGGAGAACAAGCTTGAGCTGCTGCACTACGACGCCGAGGCCGCCGGCATCGACGTGCCCGAAGAGGAGAAAGAGGAGATCCCGATCCTCATCGTGTACGCGCTGATCAACAAGCCGTACATCCTCGACCTCCAGCCCGACCGCTCGGTCGTCCGGCGGCTGCTGGAGGCCGGCCACGACGTCTACCTCATCGACTGGAACGAGCCCTCGCGGCTCGACCAGCACCTCGGCCTCGACGACTACGTCAACCGCTACATCGACAACTGCGTCGACGAGATCCGCGAGCGCTCCGGGCAGGACGCCATCGACATCCTGGGCTACTGCATGGGCGGCACGATGTCGGTCATGTACGCCGCGCTCCACCCCGAGAAGGTCAACGCCCTCGGCCTGATGGCCGCGGGCCTGTGCTTCGACGACACGGGCGGCGTCCTCGAGGAGTGGGGCGCCGGCGAGTACTACGAGCCCGAGGACGTCACCGCCACCTTCGGCAACGTCCCCTCGGAGATGCTCGACGTCGGGTTCGCGCTGATGGACCCGATCGACAACTACGTCTCCAAGTACGTCCGCCTCGCCGAGAACCTCGAGAACGAGGACTTCGTCGAGAACTTCGGGCGCATGGAGCAGTGGCTCTCGGAGGGCGTCGACGTCGCCGGCGCCGCCTACGAGGAGTTCCTGCACAAGATCTACCAGGAGAACGAGCTCTACCGGAACATCCTCCAGATCGGCGGCGAGCGCGTCGACCTCGATGACGTCGACATGCCGATCCTCCAGCTGATGGGCGAGTACGACCACCTCGTCCCGCCCGCGGCCAGCAAGCCGTTCAACGACGTCGTCGGCAGCGACGACGTCACCACCCGGGAGTTCTCCACGGGCCACATCGGCCTCTCGGTGTCCTCCTCGACTCACGAGAGCCTCTGGCCCGAGGTCGCCGAGTGGTACTCCGAGCGCAACCGCCGCGCGCTGGAGGAGGACGCCGCGGGCGACGAGAGCGGCGCCGACGAGGCCGGCGCCGAGCCGACAGACGCCGCCAGCGCCGACGAGGACGCCGCCAGCGCCGACGAGGACGCCGCCGACGAGACGGTCGACGAGCAGGCCGTCTCCATCGACGTCGAGGACCCCGAGCAGGCGGCCGCCGAGGCCGTCGACCGGGCCGTCGACGAGGCCGCCAGCGCCGAGGACGACGTCGCCGTCGAGGAGGAGGCAGACGTCGAGACCGTCTCCGGCATCGGCCCGACCTACGCCGAGCGCCTCCGCGAGGCCGGCGTCGAGACCGTCGCCGACCTCGCCGACCGGCCGGCCGACGAACTCGCCGAGATCGCGGGCACCAGCGAGGCCCGCGCCCAGGACTGGCTCGACCAGATCCGGGACTGATCGACGGGTATCGCCGGTTCCGCTTTTCTACGCACGCGGGACCGAATAGCGGCGCGTCCACCACCGAAGGCCGCCTTTAGGTGGCGGTGCGACCACTGCCCGGACATGCGCGTCTCAGTCATCGGCGGGAGCAGCGTCACGGACGAGCAGTACGCGGACGCCCGCGAGGTGGGTCGGCTGCTGGGCGAGCGCGGCCACGAGGTCGTCTGCGGCGGCCGGACGGGCGTGATGACGGCCGTCTGCGAGGGCGCACACGAGACGGGCGGCCACACCATCGGCATCCTCCCGACGGAGAGCCGCGCGACGGCCAACGAGTACGTCGACACGCCGATCGTGACGGGCATGGGCAACGCCCGGAACGTCCTCGTCGTGATGAACGGCGACGCCGTCGTCGCCGTGGACGGCGGCACGGGCACGCTCTCGGAGATCGGCCACGCGCTGGACATGGGCCGGCCCGTCGCCGGCCTCGACACCCACCGGATCGAGGGCGTCCCCGGCGTCGAACACGTCGAGACGCCGGCGGAGGCGGTCGAGTACGTGGAGGCGGCGGCGTCAGTCAACTAATCGTCGTCACTTGAGCCAATAGATCGCGGCACTGCCGCCATCACTTCAACCAATCGACGGCGGCCTCGCCCGGCCGCCGTCACTTCAACCAATCCACGAAGCTCCCCTCGATCAGCGTCTCGGACTGTCGCTGGACGTACTGGGACTGCATCCCCCAGATGGCCTCGGCCAGCGGGACGCCCTCGTCGACGTGCTGGCGGACGTAGTTGTGCTTCCAGCGGGCGGGCGTCAGCCGGCGGTCGACGCGCTCGCGCAGCGGGCGGACGTAGTCGCGGGCGCGCTCCGTGGTGAGGCCGTGGGTCTCCAGGCCCTCGCGGGCCAGCTCGAACAGCTCGCCGTAGATCTCGTCGGTCGCGGTCGTGTGGGTCCCGTCGACGGTGATCCACTCGAGGTCGGCCCGCAGGCCGTCCTCCGTGGCCGCGTAGAAGTTCTCTTTGGCGGTCTCCCACTCCAGCGAGCGGACGGGGTGCTCGACGGTGGGCAGCGCCTCCAGCAGGCCGGCGAAGACGGCCTGGAACGCGACGGCGTCGCTGACGGTGGGCTGGCCGGGCAGCGGGCGGAACTCGATGCGGGCGTTGGCGTCGGAGGCAGTGGGGCCGTCGAAGACGGGCCGGATCCACCGCCAGTAGGAGCCGTGCTTGTGGCGGTAGTGGGCGAAGTCGTCGTCGAAGCGGGTGCCCGTGGGGACCTCCATCGGGACGATGGTGTGGTCGGCGACGACGTCGTCGATGGCCTCGTCGACGGTCTCGAAGTCCGGCGGGAAGCGCACCTTCACTGCCGGTTCCTCGTCGGGCGCGACCTCGTTGGCCACGTCGCGGGCGTCCCGGTCCGCGGGGTTCAGCACCGACTCGAAGACGCCGACGCGGTGCTCCATGTGGGCGTCGTCGACGATCTCGCGGTCGGGCGCGTCGTCGTAGAGGTCCGGCGGGAAGAAGGGGGAGTTGACCCCCAGCGCCAGCAGC of the Halomicrobium salinisoli genome contains:
- a CDS encoding TIGR00725 family protein is translated as MRVSVIGGSSVTDEQYADAREVGRLLGERGHEVVCGGRTGVMTAVCEGAHETGGHTIGILPTESRATANEYVDTPIVTGMGNARNVLVVMNGDAVVAVDGGTGTLSEIGHALDMGRPVAGLDTHRIEGVPGVEHVETPAEAVEYVEAAASVN
- a CDS encoding CapA family protein encodes the protein MPQTVGFTGDVMLGRTVDERQRRRSVDAVWGDLLEHLRGLDALFVNLECCLSQRGQRWERTHRPFHFRADLEWAVPALERAGVDWATLANNHLLDFEEVALVDTLDALDGAGIARSGAGRDEREALAPATVAVGDLTVAFVSLTDNTPEFAAGPDSPGVARAELGPEGRDLIERSLARARERDPDLLVASLHWGPNMVAEPFDEHERFGRWLLERGVDLVHGHSAHAFKTVESRPEGAILYDCGDFVDDYRVDPDLRNDRSFLFEVTVGEDGELRELRLVPVEISDCAVHRATGAVAEWCRETMRERSAGYGATFERDGEALVTAL
- a CDS encoding NADH:flavin oxidoreductase; its protein translation is MAALTDPVDVGGVAVPNRLYRAPVLECAGTGEGAVDALIDELAPTAASGVGLVFQGASVVTAESGCAAPNMTRVHDPEFVAELERLTGTVHDHGGRIFVQLAQGGLRSLEAWHAGHRERNPEVEQLAVSRPPWQLRLLDRVGLVDLSPRVLSTDEVYDLAEQFGRAAGYAADAGYDGIHLSGANMGIVQQFCSPLYNRRDDEFGTGADEPPGSGGLRFLEAVHDAVREHAGDVPLVTKVPAETAAPSFVRRHLSFEDGVRLATRTAEAGYDAVVPVDVSTFWDMSVIRGKFPERAWSAAELQSGYAAAFGGPVRARAVRLLNRVQARGFDREPGWNADLCRAVRRRVDVPVLCEGGIRERATCERLLGDDASPAAADLVGMARPFYAEPRLGARLLAGEDALCASCNNCTVPQAAGEPGRCRTPSVVRERATLERAGAYERRGGSGDEGTVADEREGE
- a CDS encoding alpha/beta fold hydrolase, coding for MNDTRSERSRPTNDVRSERVELSVDGDDVGVRYLAGGDGPPLVLCHGIGLDAASVSWRHVLPSLADDYAVYAPDLPGHGESDKPRRTYTTDYYVNVLREFLSELGVGGAGLVGTSMGGAVTLGHALDGGDPARLVLVDSYGLGADAHWRGAMSAALRVPFADDLMLGTMGTRAGVRTHLSGLVDGTPADDLVEDVAGTVSSSTMRTLRSWQRHEFRPDGLRTNYLDRLGEVDVPTTLLHGRTDPLFPVSWSERAHERIRNSELEVVENCGHWLPRERPAAVERALS
- the phaC gene encoding class III poly(R)-hydroxyalkanoic acid synthase subunit PhaC, producing the protein MASDPVNPITAALDLQRKTLESMTEGVEAADVAPERFATMQEVDVGQTPSEVVYEENKLELLHYDAEAAGIDVPEEEKEEIPILIVYALINKPYILDLQPDRSVVRRLLEAGHDVYLIDWNEPSRLDQHLGLDDYVNRYIDNCVDEIRERSGQDAIDILGYCMGGTMSVMYAALHPEKVNALGLMAAGLCFDDTGGVLEEWGAGEYYEPEDVTATFGNVPSEMLDVGFALMDPIDNYVSKYVRLAENLENEDFVENFGRMEQWLSEGVDVAGAAYEEFLHKIYQENELYRNILQIGGERVDLDDVDMPILQLMGEYDHLVPPAASKPFNDVVGSDDVTTREFSTGHIGLSVSSSTHESLWPEVAEWYSERNRRALEEDAAGDESGADEAGAEPTDAASADEDAASADEDAADETVDEQAVSIDVEDPEQAAAEAVDRAVDEAASAEDDVAVEEEADVETVSGIGPTYAERLREAGVETVADLADRPADELAEIAGTSEARAQDWLDQIRD
- a CDS encoding AbrB/MazE/SpoVT family DNA-binding domain-containing protein encodes the protein MTEENDGATWPPAMFRGMQEASEQAIEQQQEMMKQLFAGGSVPGLDMNQLGAMSQMATFKTRVQSGGRVSIPDAEREALDIEEGDIVQTVVLPVKRNRNE
- a CDS encoding poly(R)-hydroxyalkanoic acid synthase subunit PhaE; translated protein: MSDTTQPQDEWIEMVEQMNEAVSDSVEQNMKAQAAFVESWADAVEDSIPEEEELTEGIQGYNRAYEEWMDAAEQVLERSTDAAQGEEVDPSEFRDIWLQSANEAFKHVMGTSAFAAANGQLVEAMMEMRQEADDISQETVAQLGFPTRDDVVEVGERLVELERRQHDVEQKLDRILDEIED
- a CDS encoding MaoC family dehydratase codes for the protein MFNSVVAANRAAFAAFGVDPADENGSEPAPAERIEPDEELAEWTVEISEDHPDRLGVGDRVEFSKRISDEDVKQFAAASGDTNPLHLDDEFAGKTRFRGRIAHGTLVGGLISAALARLPGLTIYLSQDLEFHNPVRIGDRVTAEVEIVEDLGDDQYRLTTRVVDEDDVVIDGEAVVLIDDLPEDD